From a single Rosa rugosa chromosome 7, drRosRugo1.1, whole genome shotgun sequence genomic region:
- the LOC133720511 gene encoding uncharacterized CRM domain-containing protein At3g25440, chloroplastic-like, with translation MGITGGTWYSLLRFCCLAKNVLGLSLPTVGSLPCHMCIQRQSYQVMASFVLSVDSALLSRSNMYQYQTLLRNLPPTRCMSRTSFELNTDNGVVRFSIGKPLDETGSLTQGKKVAKRVKMSKKAKLNELRFYRLKAKKKINSPNPEVRITYKLEKAKRKEAWLIEKLRKFQVHKASAETHDPEILTEEEKHYLKRTGEKKKNYVPVGRRGVFGGVVLNMHLHWKKHETVKVICKPCKPGQVHEYADELARLSKGIVIDIKPNNTIIFYRGKNYVQPEVMSPPDTLSKNKALEKYRYEQSLEHTGQFIEKLEKELEEYHQHLARFKKVKEDTTQDCLIYR, from the exons ATGGGCATCACAGGAGGAACATG GTATTCGTTGCTCCGCTTCTGTTGTTTGGCCAAAAATGTGTTAGGCCTCTCTTTGCCAACCGTAGGCTCTCTTCCTTGTCACATGTGTATACAAAGGCAAAGCTACCAGGTTATGGCATCTTTCGTACTCTCAGTAGATTCTGCATTGCTGAGCCGATCAAATATGTATCAGTATCAAACTCTTCTCAGAAATTTGCCACCCACCAGATGCATGAGCAGGACTTCGTTTGAGCTCAACACAGACAATGGTGTTGTGCGGTTTTCAATTGGTAAGCCACTTGATGAAACTGGTTCCTTGACACAAGGGAAGAAGGTGGCCAAACGAGTTAAAATGTCcaagaaggccaaactgaatgaACTACGATTTTATCGTCTAAAGGCCAAAAAGAAGATCAATTCTCCAAATCCGGAAGTTAGGATTACATACAAACTTGAAAAG GCAAAACGAAAGGAAGCATGGTTGATTGAGAAGTTGAGAAAATTCCAGGTTCACAAAGCTTCTGCTGAAACACATGATCCTGAAATTTTAActgaagaagaaaagcattATCTTAAGCGAACTggtgagaaaaagaagaactatGTGCCAGTTGGAAGGCGGGGAGTATTTGGAGGGGTTGTTTTAAATATGCATCTGCATTGGAAGAAGCACGAGACAGTAAAGGTTATATGCAAACCTTGTAAGCCAGGACAGGTTCATGAATATGCTGATGAGCTAGCTCGGCTGAGCAAAGGCATAGTGATTGACATCAAACCTAATAATACTATAATTTTCTATCGGGGGAAGAACTATGTGCAGCCGGAAGTAATGTCACCACCAGATACACTGTCCAAAAATAAG GCGCTTGAAAAATATAGGTATGAGCAGTCCCTCGAACATACAGGTCAGTTTATTGAAAAATTGGAGAAAGAACTAGAGGAATATCACCAGCATCTTGCTCGGTTTAAGAAAGTAAAAGAGGATACGACACAAGATTGTTTGATCTATAGATGA